A stretch of Leptospira terpstrae serovar Hualin str. LT 11-33 = ATCC 700639 DNA encodes these proteins:
- a CDS encoding class I SAM-dependent RNA methyltransferase, with the protein MDKVIVESLDSDFSGIVTAPNGKKVNIFFVYPGDELHVEYVKRRPRQRSLRIQETIRNHDWKLVKCNVFGECGGCTGQHINYTEQLELKFTPILAAFQKNLGITIKPIPSEQIYEYRSRMDFSVFPGPVIGQRQRGNFRKVVPITTCSIQSNWANTALKDVQIVLNKMPEVIWDRRSEEGGLKYLTIRKAQNTNDGILIFTFTEGYESHPSMESFRKLCLDSLSQESLLFCYNRPKSEVSAFGRPEVLRGKSTFTENVLGQNFQIPFDSFFQPNPNGFLPILTFIKDRLPKSCENLIDLFCGNGFFSLLYGDSFQNVDGYELTESSIEIATKTFQENYPDKSHSFQIANLFMSTELLKHNENATLILDPPRAGAGKLVTQWIRDFGPEYVFYVSCNPYSQKEDVSVFLTQYDFVDGILIDPYPHTPHTESVLFFQRKSS; encoded by the coding sequence TTGGACAAAGTCATTGTGGAAAGTTTAGATTCCGATTTTTCTGGAATCGTCACTGCACCTAACGGAAAAAAGGTGAATATTTTCTTTGTTTATCCTGGCGATGAACTGCACGTGGAATATGTCAAACGAAGGCCAAGACAAAGGTCTTTACGGATCCAGGAAACCATTCGTAATCATGATTGGAAATTAGTAAAATGTAATGTATTTGGTGAATGTGGTGGATGTACGGGCCAACACATAAACTACACTGAACAATTAGAACTAAAATTTACACCCATACTCGCTGCCTTTCAAAAAAATTTAGGAATCACGATCAAACCCATTCCTTCGGAACAAATTTACGAGTACAGGTCTCGTATGGATTTTTCTGTATTTCCTGGACCGGTCATTGGACAAAGACAAAGGGGAAATTTTCGCAAAGTAGTTCCCATCACTACTTGTTCCATCCAGTCTAACTGGGCCAATACTGCATTAAAAGACGTACAAATTGTACTCAACAAAATGCCTGAAGTCATTTGGGACAGAAGGTCAGAAGAAGGTGGCTTAAAATATCTCACCATCAGAAAAGCACAAAACACAAACGATGGAATTTTGATTTTTACTTTTACTGAAGGATATGAATCACATCCTTCAATGGAAAGTTTTCGTAAACTCTGTTTAGATTCATTGTCACAAGAATCATTACTCTTTTGTTATAACAGGCCTAAATCGGAAGTATCTGCTTTTGGACGGCCGGAAGTTTTACGAGGAAAATCTACTTTTACGGAAAATGTTCTAGGACAAAACTTTCAAATACCTTTTGATTCTTTTTTCCAACCTAATCCGAATGGTTTTTTACCGATTTTAACTTTTATCAAAGATAGATTGCCAAAATCTTGCGAAAATCTTATCGATTTGTTTTGTGGGAATGGTTTCTTTTCTTTGTTATACGGGGATTCGTTTCAAAATGTGGATGGATACGAACTTACAGAATCTTCTATTGAAATTGCTACCAAAACTTTTCAGGAAAATTACCCGGATAAATCTCATTCTTTCCAAATAGCCAATTTGTTTATGTCCACCGAACTTTTAAAACATAATGAAAATGCTACTTTGATTTTGGATCCACCAAGGGCTGGTGCTGGTAAATTGGTAACCCAATGGATTCGAGATTTTGGGCCAGAATACGTTTTCTATGTCTCCTGTAATCCATATTCCCAAAAAGAAGATGTATCGGTCTTTCTTACTCAATATGACTTTGTTGACGGAATCCTCATCGATCCCTACCCTCACACTCCTCATACGGAATCAGTGCTTTTCTTTCAGAGAAAGTCTTCATAA
- a CDS encoding adenylate/guanylate cyclase domain-containing protein, whose protein sequence is MVFSKRLFSFLLSFLTFTGFLSSLSAQVLLTNQILDLRSETSFGQSVHKWSFKPGDSPLVTEDKEDDLYLDEENGQTKALRFAHAQPVLEESVRNGWISGFQVQTAWDKVRDGDGEFYFPDFKQFQESYKGYAWYRTEIQITEEDIRSKFKSRNLTVRLGQISQADAVYWNGKFIGGTGLHLDTEENTVLDDKSLYSDKIRFYDIPIDQLKTDEPNVLAVRVYAKYPLSPGLSHDKFYVSSVKYSERAEYWNDFKKIFVIVLTLLLGSFYLYWQFLFRNEDDATIYFALGSIFMALNTLFQSQIIYSILGDGFWIKKIEYLAWIGLVHLLFNFIVRFAHVRQGWIKITNRYIDFAGLGSVLVVLFSPNFFFLSKFFFSWSFVTIVLGGALFYIIFLGRKIPSMGTVSLGFFAFTTLILNDIFVEMQWEWYPSHTYLKDYAFAAFSVSVALSIVKNMIDSRRLVEKQREEKDRLSRYFSPAVMETIVADSIKLGGEEKNIATLFSDIVGFTTFAEKNPPGVVLQSLNTIFESLSELIFHYSATLDKFIGDAIMAFWGAPKQTELDAYHAIACAVDMQKKMEEINEELGVPPGTFRLRIGVNFGEAIVGNIGSVKRMDYTVIGDAVNTAARLESHGIPGKVAVSEAAFLAAGGSEYIEYEDTKELTLKGKAEPVKVYFVTKVKPRPVV, encoded by the coding sequence ATGGTTTTTTCGAAAAGACTCTTTTCTTTCCTTCTCAGCTTCCTTACCTTTACGGGATTTCTCTCAAGTTTATCCGCCCAAGTCCTCCTCACCAACCAAATTTTGGACTTAAGGTCCGAGACTTCATTTGGGCAATCCGTACATAAATGGAGTTTCAAACCAGGAGACTCTCCACTTGTCACTGAAGATAAGGAAGACGACCTCTATTTAGATGAAGAAAACGGACAAACCAAAGCCTTACGTTTTGCCCATGCCCAACCAGTTTTGGAAGAATCTGTTCGAAATGGTTGGATTTCCGGATTTCAAGTGCAAACTGCTTGGGATAAAGTGCGCGATGGGGATGGGGAATTTTATTTTCCTGACTTCAAACAATTCCAAGAATCGTACAAAGGATATGCTTGGTATAGAACCGAAATCCAAATTACCGAAGAAGACATTCGTTCAAAATTCAAATCTAGAAATCTAACGGTTCGGCTGGGTCAAATTAGCCAAGCCGATGCAGTTTATTGGAATGGAAAATTCATTGGGGGAACTGGTCTTCATTTGGATACAGAAGAAAATACTGTTTTGGATGATAAATCACTCTATAGCGATAAAATTCGATTTTACGATATCCCGATAGACCAACTCAAAACAGACGAACCCAATGTGCTTGCTGTAAGAGTTTATGCAAAGTATCCTTTGAGTCCAGGATTGAGCCATGATAAATTTTATGTATCCTCCGTGAAATATTCAGAACGAGCGGAATACTGGAACGATTTTAAAAAAATTTTCGTGATCGTACTTACATTGTTACTTGGTAGTTTTTATCTATACTGGCAATTTCTTTTCCGAAACGAAGATGATGCAACCATATACTTTGCATTAGGTTCTATTTTCATGGCATTGAATACTTTATTTCAAAGTCAAATTATCTATTCAATTCTTGGTGATGGATTCTGGATTAAAAAAATAGAATACTTGGCTTGGATTGGGCTTGTTCATTTACTTTTCAATTTTATCGTTCGATTTGCTCATGTGAGACAAGGTTGGATCAAAATCACGAATAGATACATTGATTTTGCGGGCCTAGGTTCTGTTCTTGTAGTTCTTTTCTCGCCAAATTTCTTTTTTCTATCTAAGTTTTTTTTCAGTTGGAGTTTTGTAACCATCGTACTTGGTGGTGCTTTGTTTTACATTATTTTTCTGGGAAGAAAGATTCCATCTATGGGAACCGTATCGCTCGGATTTTTTGCCTTCACTACTCTCATTCTCAATGATATCTTTGTGGAAATGCAATGGGAATGGTATCCAAGCCATACCTATTTAAAGGATTATGCCTTTGCTGCGTTTTCTGTTTCCGTTGCTCTATCGATTGTTAAAAATATGATCGATTCGAGGCGACTTGTAGAAAAACAAAGAGAAGAAAAAGATAGGCTCTCGAGATATTTTTCCCCCGCAGTGATGGAAACCATTGTTGCTGATAGTATTAAGTTAGGTGGAGAAGAAAAAAACATTGCTACATTATTCTCTGATATCGTTGGATTTACAACTTTTGCTGAAAAAAATCCACCAGGGGTTGTCCTTCAAAGTTTAAACACAATTTTTGAATCCTTATCGGAATTGATTTTTCATTATTCTGCCACCTTAGATAAGTTTATCGGAGATGCCATTATGGCGTTTTGGGGTGCTCCTAAACAAACAGAACTAGATGCTTACCATGCCATTGCTTGTGCTGTTGATATGCAGAAAAAAATGGAAGAGATCAATGAGGAATTAGGAGTCCCACCTGGTACGTTTCGTCTGAGAATTGGTGTGAATTTTGGAGAAGCCATTGTAGGTAATATAGGATCTGTCAAACGTATGGACTATACTGTCATTGGGGATGCAGTGAACACGGCAGCTCGGTTAGAAAGCCATGGAATTCCAGGAAAGGTGGCTGTATCGGAGGCAGCATTTCTTGCCGCGGGTGGTAGTGAATACATTGAATATGAAGACACTAAAGAACTCACTCTTAAAGGGAAAGCAGAACCGGTCAAAGTGTACTTTGTGACCAAAGTGAAACCAAGGCCAGTTGTTTAA
- a CDS encoding ammonium transporter, with amino-acid sequence MKQYFKSIAFLLLVVPMFLFADDAATVANPAQETANAIQTLTVGLDTLWVLVAGMLVFFMNAGFALVESGFAQSKNTVNILAKNFIVFAAATFSYWAIGWGLMFGDGSPYLATEGLFFLGGADNSPAIGDAYQGVYSSMNWTGVPLLAKFFFQLVFAATAATIVSGAVAERIKFHSFLIFSFILVAFLYPFTGHWVWGGGWIAGLGFHDFAGSTVVHSVGGWAALAGAIVLGARKGKFLPDGRIKPILGHNMTSAALGTLILWLGWFGFNPGSTMGVGDGSVMAHVIVTTNISAALGALASTVTAWIILKKPDLGMILNGTLAGLVGITAPCAIVSPTSAAIIGAVSGALVVLSVLFFDKIKIDDPVGATSVHLVCGIWGTLAVAIFGYEGSPAGVEVPSILTQIYGILAIGGFTFAISLVLWFVLKLAGGIRVGEEEELSGLDLGEHGAEAYPDFNIRARG; translated from the coding sequence ATGAAACAGTATTTCAAATCAATCGCCTTCCTGCTCCTGGTTGTTCCGATGTTCCTTTTTGCAGATGATGCTGCAACCGTCGCGAACCCGGCGCAAGAAACCGCAAATGCAATCCAAACTTTAACCGTTGGTTTAGACACCTTATGGGTGCTAGTCGCTGGTATGTTGGTATTCTTTATGAATGCCGGATTTGCTCTCGTTGAATCGGGATTCGCTCAATCGAAGAACACCGTGAACATCCTTGCTAAAAACTTTATTGTTTTTGCAGCAGCAACTTTCTCCTACTGGGCAATTGGTTGGGGTTTGATGTTTGGTGACGGATCTCCTTATTTGGCAACCGAAGGTCTTTTTTTCTTAGGTGGAGCAGATAACTCTCCTGCAATCGGTGATGCATACCAAGGTGTGTATTCTTCAATGAATTGGACTGGTGTTCCTCTTCTTGCAAAATTTTTCTTCCAATTAGTTTTTGCAGCAACAGCAGCAACTATCGTGTCTGGAGCTGTGGCAGAACGAATTAAATTTCATTCCTTCCTTATCTTCTCCTTTATTCTTGTCGCATTTCTCTATCCTTTCACAGGTCACTGGGTTTGGGGTGGTGGATGGATTGCAGGTCTTGGTTTCCATGACTTTGCTGGATCTACCGTAGTACACTCCGTAGGTGGTTGGGCAGCTCTTGCAGGTGCTATCGTTCTTGGTGCTAGAAAGGGAAAATTTTTACCAGATGGTCGTATCAAACCAATCCTTGGTCACAACATGACTTCTGCTGCACTTGGAACATTGATTCTTTGGCTCGGTTGGTTTGGTTTTAACCCTGGTTCTACTATGGGTGTAGGTGATGGAAGTGTAATGGCACATGTGATAGTGACAACAAACATTTCAGCCGCTCTTGGAGCCCTTGCTTCTACTGTAACCGCATGGATCATTTTGAAAAAACCTGATCTTGGTATGATTCTTAACGGAACTCTAGCTGGACTTGTAGGGATCACTGCTCCATGTGCGATTGTTAGCCCAACTTCTGCTGCCATCATTGGTGCTGTGTCTGGTGCTCTCGTTGTATTGTCTGTTCTTTTCTTTGACAAAATCAAAATTGATGACCCGGTAGGTGCAACTTCTGTTCACTTAGTATGTGGTATTTGGGGAACATTAGCAGTCGCAATCTTCGGTTACGAAGGTTCTCCTGCTGGAGTAGAAGTTCCTTCCATTTTAACCCAAATCTACGGTATCCTTGCTATCGGTGGTTTTACATTCGCAATTTCTTTAGTATTGTGGTTCGTGTTGAAACTGGCTGGTGGAATCCGAGTGGGTGAAGAAGAAGAACTTAGTGGTTTGGATCTTGGGGAACATGGAGCAGAAGCTTACCCTGATTTCAATATCCGAGCTCGTGGTTAA
- a CDS encoding ATP-dependent Clp protease adaptor ClpS, which translates to MTEQNQPSTFEETKTHFDSVYFYFVILFNDSIHEFSYVEDCLMKLCFKTKKDAKKIAMEAHTNGKAVCFQGSMEECETVAENMTNANLTVILGV; encoded by the coding sequence ATGACAGAACAGAACCAACCTTCTACATTTGAAGAAACAAAAACCCATTTTGATTCTGTATATTTCTATTTTGTTATCTTATTCAATGACTCAATTCATGAATTTTCTTATGTAGAAGATTGTTTGATGAAACTTTGTTTTAAAACCAAAAAGGATGCCAAAAAAATTGCCATGGAAGCCCATACCAATGGTAAAGCTGTATGTTTCCAAGGCAGTATGGAAGAATGTGAAACCGTTGCTGAAAATATGACAAATGCTAATTTAACAGTCATTTTAGGTGTATGA
- a CDS encoding HDOD domain-containing protein — MATVEEYLSKIKDLTIVPPVLLSVLSLDDDNELSFGELEKKVQSDQVLVARLLKLANSPFFSRGNPVANMKQVITRLGFKTVRSMVAMSMTDSLFSQGNYKKFRDEVWDHSVAKGIFAQILCEEKKFKKEAELAITCGLMQDLGRIVLNTIDRTKYVEVLTEFQTSDVTLISLEKKSFGVDSYEIGSAAAKLWKMPNIIITSIEDLSKPVNEQSALGQIIGFAGVIAKFTGHGKQEPGIEEKFEEYKSTLGLEIEDRKTFLAIKDEKLKSNELYQFCSTL, encoded by the coding sequence ATGGCAACTGTAGAAGAATACCTTTCCAAAATCAAAGACCTGACGATTGTACCGCCAGTCTTACTCTCCGTACTTTCCCTAGATGACGATAACGAACTCTCCTTCGGTGAGTTAGAAAAAAAAGTCCAGTCTGACCAAGTGCTTGTGGCAAGGCTTCTGAAACTTGCGAACTCCCCATTTTTCTCAAGAGGAAATCCTGTAGCCAATATGAAACAGGTCATCACTCGTTTGGGATTCAAAACGGTGCGAAGTATGGTAGCGATGTCTATGACCGACTCGCTTTTTAGCCAAGGTAATTATAAAAAATTTCGAGATGAAGTTTGGGACCATTCTGTTGCCAAGGGAATTTTTGCTCAAATCCTCTGTGAAGAAAAGAAATTCAAAAAAGAAGCAGAACTTGCTATCACTTGCGGACTTATGCAAGACCTCGGACGAATTGTGCTCAATACCATTGACAGAACAAAATATGTAGAAGTGCTTACAGAATTCCAAACCTCTGATGTTACTTTGATTTCCCTCGAGAAAAAATCTTTTGGTGTGGATTCTTATGAAATTGGAAGTGCCGCAGCAAAACTTTGGAAGATGCCAAACATTATCATCACGTCCATTGAAGACCTTTCCAAACCAGTTAACGAACAATCGGCTCTCGGACAAATCATTGGATTTGCCGGCGTGATTGCTAAGTTTACAGGACATGGGAAACAAGAACCAGGCATAGAGGAAAAATTTGAAGAATACAAATCAACTCTAGGCCTTGAGATAGAAGACCGAAAAACATTTTTGGCAATAAAAGATGAAAAACTGAAATCAAACGAATTGTATCAGTTTTGCAGCACTCTTTAG
- a CDS encoding SpoIID/LytB domain-containing protein, giving the protein MKIQKSILFICLVILGQIGCASVMVTNWAPEESNFKSKPVRVFLGYATDEETFKSTGEIIVRDANDLIIKKAYDFLSLNATALKAPISIQSGSHFLEYKGVSYRGSVLLKPVDGKVYIINLVPIEEYLLSVVPSEVSASWPKEALKAQAVCARTYVVREMLNRKKQEFDVDTSTNTQVYKGKNKEHRNTTEAVFETEGLILIHKGQPIQSFFHSNAGGYTEDPINVWGSPVEYLKPVPSEYDKDGDQYSWEEKWKPDYVNTNLQYLGVGEIQDIIVSSRFPSSRVNEMEIIGSSGSKKIKATEFRKKIGATKLRSTRFGIRKEESGDYFVKGLGSGHGVGMSQWGSFAMAKSQFNHKEILQHYFKGIEFARIVAR; this is encoded by the coding sequence ATGAAGATTCAAAAATCGATTTTATTTATCTGTCTTGTTATTTTAGGGCAAATCGGTTGTGCGAGTGTGATGGTGACCAATTGGGCGCCGGAAGAATCCAACTTCAAATCCAAACCTGTCAGAGTTTTTCTTGGTTATGCCACCGATGAAGAAACTTTTAAATCGACAGGGGAAATCATTGTACGTGATGCCAATGACCTTATCATAAAAAAAGCATATGACTTTCTTTCCTTAAACGCAACCGCACTCAAAGCTCCGATTTCGATCCAAAGTGGTTCGCATTTTTTAGAATATAAAGGTGTGAGTTACCGTGGATCCGTATTACTCAAACCGGTGGATGGAAAAGTATATATCATCAATTTAGTTCCCATCGAAGAATATCTGTTATCTGTGGTTCCTTCAGAAGTCAGTGCCTCTTGGCCCAAAGAAGCGCTCAAAGCACAAGCAGTTTGTGCAAGAACTTACGTGGTGCGAGAGATGTTAAATCGCAAAAAACAAGAGTTTGATGTTGATACATCCACAAACACCCAAGTATACAAAGGAAAAAACAAAGAACATAGAAATACTACAGAAGCAGTTTTTGAAACAGAAGGTCTTATCCTCATTCACAAAGGACAACCTATCCAAAGTTTTTTCCATTCCAATGCTGGTGGGTACACAGAAGACCCAATTAATGTTTGGGGAAGTCCTGTAGAATACTTAAAACCAGTTCCCTCCGAGTATGACAAAGATGGAGACCAGTATTCCTGGGAAGAAAAATGGAAACCTGATTACGTGAACACCAACTTGCAATACTTAGGTGTTGGTGAAATCCAGGATATCATTGTATCCAGTCGATTTCCTTCTTCTCGAGTCAATGAAATGGAAATCATTGGAAGTTCTGGATCCAAAAAAATCAAAGCTACCGAGTTTCGTAAAAAAATCGGTGCAACGAAACTTAGGTCCACTCGTTTTGGAATCCGTAAGGAAGAGTCAGGGGATTATTTTGTTAAGGGTTTGGGTTCTGGTCATGGGGTAGGAATGTCCCAATGGGGAAGTTTTGCTATGGCAAAAAGCCAATTCAACCACAAAGAGATCCTACAACACTATTTCAAAGGAATCGAATTCGCAAGAATAGTTGCCAGATAG
- a CDS encoding deoxyribodipyrimidine photo-lyase encodes MQAYRRFDSNHAFAYAVSLAKELNKELIVYEGLRSDYPWNSERIHKFILEGMEDNQTRADELGINYWPFLESKTNPARGILKKIAKDAAAIVTDDFPCFIIPEQISKLSQKIDCRLIAVDSNSLLPFSLFERSASAARILRIWIHKEFSKGMPKFTKQKWTKKDLDGLNHHTNPPPGFGLPKDLNTFLQTIDFKNLVLPAKGVKGGRNEALKILKTFVTKKLDNYMTDRSQPNRPEMTATSGLSPYLHFGHIGIEEIFLSVMEVTSQGKWNPERMSHQKPGDREQFYSESSSANHFLDELITWRDIGYLFFWKNKPNRINLEDLPDWVKANFEKHKSDTREYLYTLEQFESANTHDELWNAAQTELVKTGRLHNYMRMLWGKKVIEWTKSYEEAFQILEHLNHKYAYDGRNPNSYTGILWCFGLFDRPWFPERNVFGNVRFMSSDSTKKKFKMKSYLEYIGELSGNSDSLFP; translated from the coding sequence ATGCAGGCTTATCGCCGGTTCGATTCCAATCATGCCTTTGCCTACGCAGTCTCGCTTGCCAAAGAACTAAACAAAGAACTCATTGTGTATGAAGGTTTACGTTCCGATTATCCTTGGAATTCGGAACGGATTCATAAATTCATCTTAGAAGGGATGGAAGACAACCAAACAAGGGCAGACGAACTCGGGATCAATTATTGGCCATTTCTAGAATCTAAAACAAACCCTGCACGAGGAATTTTAAAAAAAATTGCCAAGGATGCGGCTGCCATTGTTACAGATGACTTTCCCTGTTTCATTATCCCCGAACAAATCAGTAAATTATCTCAAAAAATCGATTGTCGACTCATTGCTGTGGATAGCAATTCTCTCCTTCCTTTCTCTCTTTTCGAGAGAAGTGCAAGTGCTGCAAGAATTCTTAGGATTTGGATTCATAAAGAATTTTCAAAAGGAATGCCAAAGTTCACAAAACAAAAATGGACAAAAAAAGATCTGGATGGGCTCAATCATCATACAAATCCCCCTCCTGGATTTGGACTCCCAAAAGACTTAAACACATTTTTACAGACTATCGATTTTAAAAACTTAGTTCTTCCCGCCAAAGGTGTGAAAGGTGGTCGTAACGAAGCCTTAAAAATTCTAAAGACCTTTGTCACAAAAAAATTAGACAATTATATGACGGATCGCTCGCAACCGAATCGGCCAGAAATGACAGCTACAAGCGGACTCTCCCCTTACCTCCACTTTGGGCATATTGGAATAGAAGAAATTTTTCTTTCGGTAATGGAAGTCACTTCCCAAGGAAAATGGAATCCAGAACGAATGAGCCACCAAAAGCCCGGAGACAGGGAACAATTTTATTCTGAATCCTCTTCCGCCAATCACTTCTTAGATGAACTCATTACCTGGCGAGATATCGGTTATCTTTTCTTTTGGAAAAACAAACCAAATCGTATCAATTTAGAGGATCTTCCAGATTGGGTAAAAGCCAATTTCGAAAAACATAAATCAGATACAAGAGAGTATCTTTACACTCTAGAACAATTTGAATCCGCAAACACTCATGATGAACTATGGAATGCAGCCCAAACAGAACTTGTGAAAACGGGTAGGTTGCATAACTATATGCGAATGTTATGGGGCAAAAAAGTAATCGAATGGACAAAATCATACGAAGAAGCTTTTCAAATTTTAGAACATCTCAATCATAAATATGCTTACGATGGACGAAATCCCAATTCCTACACTGGAATTTTATGGTGTTTTGGACTTTTTGATAGGCCTTGGTTTCCTGAACGAAATGTATTCGGAAATGTGCGGTTTATGTCCTCCGATTCCACAAAAAAGAAGTTTAAAATGAAATCCTATTTGGAGTATATTGGTGAACTGAGCGGGAACTCCGACTCATTGTTTCCATGA
- a CDS encoding DNA alkylation repair protein → MKSIQENILSDLKKAGNKEKAEFFPKFFKVGPGEYGEGDKFLGVTVPIQRQIAKKYYKDIDLKSLESLITSTFHEVRLTTIFILVLKFGSKTTSELEQKAIVDFYLRYIKFINNWDLVDSSADKILGAYLFKRNRKLLYQFQKSKNLWKNRIAILSTFYFIRKGDFKDTLRYCEVYLTHKHDLIHKATGWMLREIGNRDPKILKNFLTSHVSKMPRTMLRYSIEKLPESERKFWLSQKSFV, encoded by the coding sequence ATGAAATCAATACAAGAGAACATACTTTCTGATTTAAAAAAAGCAGGTAACAAAGAAAAGGCGGAATTCTTTCCCAAATTCTTTAAAGTTGGACCAGGAGAATATGGTGAAGGTGACAAGTTCTTAGGAGTCACTGTCCCCATTCAAAGACAAATTGCTAAAAAATACTATAAAGATATAGATTTAAAATCATTAGAATCACTCATAACATCTACTTTCCATGAAGTTCGGCTCACCACTATTTTCATTTTGGTTTTAAAATTCGGCTCAAAAACAACGTCAGAATTAGAACAAAAAGCAATTGTAGACTTTTATCTTCGCTATATAAAATTCATCAACAATTGGGATTTGGTAGATTCTAGTGCAGACAAAATTCTTGGAGCTTATTTGTTTAAACGCAATCGGAAGTTACTATATCAATTTCAAAAATCGAAAAATCTATGGAAGAACCGAATTGCGATTCTCAGCACTTTTTATTTTATTAGGAAAGGTGACTTTAAAGATACTTTACGTTACTGTGAAGTTTATTTAACGCATAAACACGATCTAATCCACAAAGCCACAGGATGGATGTTACGTGAAATTGGGAATAGAGACCCTAAGATATTAAAAAATTTCTTAACGTCTCATGTTTCTAAAATGCCAAGAACTATGCTTCGTTATTCCATAGAAAAACTTCCGGAATCGGAAAGAAAGTTTTGGTTGTCTCAAAAATCATTTGTTTAA
- a CDS encoding P-II family nitrogen regulator → MKMIIAIIQPHKLEEVKAELTKNEIYRLTVSDVQGYGQQKGKTEVFRGHEYTVNLLRKVRLEIAVNDEFVKPTVDAILKAAKSGDGKIGDGKIFITPLEDVIRIRTGEKGKSAI, encoded by the coding sequence ATGAAAATGATCATTGCAATCATCCAACCACATAAGTTGGAAGAAGTTAAAGCTGAGCTAACTAAAAACGAAATCTATCGTCTAACAGTTTCAGACGTTCAAGGTTACGGACAACAAAAAGGAAAAACAGAAGTATTTCGTGGTCACGAATACACTGTTAACTTACTTAGAAAAGTTCGTTTAGAAATCGCGGTAAATGATGAATTCGTTAAACCAACTGTTGATGCTATTTTGAAAGCAGCAAAAAGTGGAGACGGAAAAATCGGAGACGGAAAGATTTTTATCACTCCTCTTGAAGACGTGATTCGAATCAGAACCGGCGAGAAAGGAAAAAGCGCAATCTAA